One window of Phycisphaeraceae bacterium genomic DNA carries:
- the pyrE gene encoding orotate phosphoribosyltransferase, with the protein MSREALVKEIAEVALLRGTFTLRSGKTSTYYLDKYLFSTRPELLGQLAPLFAERLDALESRLDLDIDRIAGAELGGIPLVTAASLATGLPCVFVRNKKKDYGTSKQLEGALEKGEVVALLEDVATTGGQALEAVEVLREAGAKVIAVIATIDRLEGARENVEKAGLLFESLFTVRELGVQH; encoded by the coding sequence ATGTCCAGAGAGGCGCTTGTAAAGGAGATCGCCGAAGTCGCCCTGTTGCGGGGAACATTCACGCTGCGTTCGGGAAAAACGAGCACTTACTACCTCGACAAGTACCTTTTTTCGACGCGTCCGGAGTTGCTCGGCCAGCTCGCACCCCTTTTCGCCGAGCGCCTCGACGCCCTTGAATCGAGGCTCGATCTCGACATCGATCGCATCGCCGGGGCGGAGCTGGGCGGCATCCCGCTCGTCACCGCTGCGAGTCTCGCGACCGGTCTCCCGTGCGTCTTTGTCCGCAACAAGAAGAAGGACTACGGCACGTCCAAGCAACTGGAGGGGGCGCTCGAAAAAGGCGAAGTTGTCGCGCTCCTCGAAGACGTGGCGACAACCGGGGGGCAGGCGCTCGAGGCCGTTGAGGTGCTGCGCGAAGCCGGGGCGAAAGTGATCGCCGTCATCGCGACGATCGATCGGCTCGAGGGCGCCCGCGAGAACGTGGAGAAAGCCGGCCTCCTGTTCGAGTCTCTCTTCACCGTCCGCGAACTGGGCGTCCAGCACTAA